The genomic region TCAGAAAACTGCATCTTATCAAATAATACCGCTTCTAATGGCTCTGCGTGTGGGTTCTATCTATTGGCTTCTCACGGATGCAGACTCCTCAATAATACGGCCGTGAATAATGCTGAATACAACATCTATTTGGATTCCAGGCGCTGCGAACTCCTCAATAACACACTTGTGGGTAAAGGTTTACAACTACGTGGAGATGTCACCGATGACTGGATTCATGTAATGGAGAACAACACTGTAGACGGGATGCCAATAAAGTACCTCAAAACCATCAACGGTACCATCTTTGGAGGTCAAGAGTATGGCCAAATTATACTTGCCAACTGTACAAATTGCAATCTTCACGATGCTGCATTCTCTGTGGATTCAGCTGCAATTCAAGCTGGATACAGCAAGAATTGTTTGTTCGAAAATATCACCATAAGCGATGCCAGGACTGCAGTTTATCTGAGTCATTGCCATGAATGCAATTTTACAAACAGCAGAATCACCAACTGCACGCTTGATGGTTTTTCAGTTAGTAATTCGAATTATTGTCAATTTGCAAATAACAATATCAGTGGCAGCGGGTTTGGGTTCCATTCCGACCTTTCTGACAACTGCTCTTTGGTCAATAACACTTTCGTAGAGAATGAAATTGCAATTTCTCTTGAATACGCTACAGGGACAACAATTGAGAATAATACTCTTTCCAGAAATGGCCAAGGATGTGTGGTTGATTATTCGCATTACTGCGTTTTAATTGATAACACTGTTGACAATAATACAGATGGCGTGTTTCTCGATGATTCCTCCAATTGCCTTCTCATCAATAATACATTTTTGGCCAACGGTTTGCGAATTATTGGGACGGATGCGATTGAATGGAGGCATGATATGGCAGGAAATACTGTGAATGAAAAACCGCTTGGCTTTTTTCGGAATGTTAAAGGTGACACAATAAATGGTTCGGAATATGGTCAGATTATTCTCTGCAATTGTTCTGACATAAGAGTCGAAAATGGTATTTTCGAGAATCTGTCAACCGCAATTCATCTCGGATACTCCGAGAATTGCACATTGGCAAATGTAACAGGCAACGAGAATCATATGAATGGTATTCTACTTCAGTCCTGCAGAGATTGTACTGTTGCAAACAGCACCGCTAACGAAAATTCAGAAAATGGTTTTAGTATTATTTCGTGTGATGACTGTGAATTTGAGAATAACATTGTGAACGATAATTCTGAAGATGCATTCGGCCTCTGGCGTTCCACCCAATGCAGCTTTACCAACAATACCCTTACGAACAATGGGATGTATATTCGCGGAGGACGCGATGATTGGTCTCACGAGATTTCTGGAACAACGGTAGATGGAAAGCCACTTGGTTACTTCGACGAGCGCGTTCGAGCAACCATTGATGCAGATATGTATGGACAGATCATTCTCGCTTTTTGTAGTGATGTTACAGTGAAAGATGGGGCATTCACGAAGGGAAGTGGAACTCTAGAGCTAGGATTCTGTGCCTCCTGTATTGTAGAAAATATTACGGTTTCCAATAGTGCCCACGAAGGCATTTTCGTCTATATATCTAGTGGCTGCGAACTCCGAAACAACACAGTATCCAAGAATGGTGATGCGGGTGTTTTGCTAGAAGGGTCCAACGATTGTACATTGTTACGTAATATGGCTTTGGATAATAGTAAGGAAGGGTTTGGTGTGGAGACCTGTGATATTCCTTTATTGAAAAGCAATTTAGCCATAGGGAATGAAATTGGTTTTTGGCTTGACTGGAGTCATGATGCTAGGCTGAGGAATAACACCGCAAGTACAAATTCCAAATCAGGCTTTCTCCTCTTTGACAGTAGAGAGTCCATCCTAAGCTTCAATACTGCTATAGAGAATTCAAGGAATGGGTTCACAGTTTTTGGCAAGAGTACCAATTTATTACTGAACAGAGCAAGCAAAAATTCGGGAATGGGCTTCAGTATTGGGTCTTCATATAATCTCTTGACGAAGAACACAGCTGAGCATAATGGTGAATCAGGCATTTTTCTTGGTAAGTATGCTGATGGTAACCTGCTGTATTGGAACAGACTTGGGTACAATAAAGTAACAGATGCTTTTGATCAGGGTGATTCAAATATCTGGAATGCTGATGTTAACGGCAATTTCTGGAGTGAATATGATGGTGAAGGTGTGTACGCTATACCAGGGACTGCTGGTAGTCTTGACAATAATCCGTTTGCGTATGATTACGAATTACCACTTATTGACCACCCGCCAGATATAGTCGTAACCTGCAATGGTCCCCAAGGCAATTATGTCATATGGAATCCGTGTGATTGGAATCCGGATAGGTACGAAGTCTACAGGAACACATCTATTGTCGAATCGGGACCGTGGAATGGGTCAGCTATTAGGGCAAATATAGACGGGTTGTCTGATGGCATATACAACTATACCGTAGCGGTATACGATACCGAGGGCAACAAAGTAATGGACACCGTATATGTCTCAGTAATCAGCTTTAACCCAATATCCCCTCCAACTACAGAAACAACCACCACTGAAATTGACGATTTCGGTCTCATTGGGCTCAGAATTATTATCGGATTTATTGCAGGAGGAGTAATAGTAGTCATAATAATGGCTGAGTACCTGGAAAAGAGAAATAGGGTATGATGGTTGGAGCTTCATCTTGTTTAGGGCATTGAGCAGATTTCTTCCTTTGTTTGCGGTTGTTGCAACAACAACAGTGGTATCTATTCTTGCCATTGAGTACTTCGAGAAGGGACAATATGGCGATTCAAGACTCGGGGGCCATCCAAGTTGAATTTC from Candidatus Thorarchaeota archaeon harbors:
- a CDS encoding right-handed parallel beta-helix repeat-containing protein; this translates as MREAVLSILVFALLLVYFPTTTHIRKLGNKVAARNSPGTTMPYENHEPIVISSNHDFERQGWPGSGTQEDPYIIEGFNITAYSNSVLISDTTAYFEIRECHLSTKSPETSKCVYFEDAKHGRLRDCRIQSGSVYLSQSTNITIENNVATETSRAFVLWDSANCTILDNAAHSCSGTSFLLYSSENCILSNNTASNGSACGFYLLASHGCRLLNNTAVNNAEYNIYLDSRRCELLNNTLVGKGLQLRGDVTDDWIHVMENNTVDGMPIKYLKTINGTIFGGQEYGQIILANCTNCNLHDAAFSVDSAAIQAGYSKNCLFENITISDARTAVYLSHCHECNFTNSRITNCTLDGFSVSNSNYCQFANNNISGSGFGFHSDLSDNCSLVNNTFVENEIAISLEYATGTTIENNTLSRNGQGCVVDYSHYCVLIDNTVDNNTDGVFLDDSSNCLLINNTFLANGLRIIGTDAIEWRHDMAGNTVNEKPLGFFRNVKGDTINGSEYGQIILCNCSDIRVENGIFENLSTAIHLGYSENCTLANVTGNENHMNGILLQSCRDCTVANSTANENSENGFSIISCDDCEFENNIVNDNSEDAFGLWRSTQCSFTNNTLTNNGMYIRGGRDDWSHEISGTTVDGKPLGYFDERVRATIDADMYGQIILAFCSDVTVKDGAFTKGSGTLELGFCASCIVENITVSNSAHEGIFVYISSGCELRNNTVSKNGDAGVLLEGSNDCTLLRNMALDNSKEGFGVETCDIPLLKSNLAIGNEIGFWLDWSHDARLRNNTASTNSKSGFLLFDSRESILSFNTAIENSRNGFTVFGKSTNLLLNRASKNSGMGFSIGSSYNLLTKNTAEHNGESGIFLGKYADGNLLYWNRLGYNKVTDAFDQGDSNIWNADVNGNFWSEYDGEGVYAIPGTAGSLDNNPFAYDYELPLIDHPPDIVVTCNGPQGNYVIWNPCDWNPDRYEVYRNTSIVESGPWNGSAIRANIDGLSDGIYNYTVAVYDTEGNKVMDTVYVSVISFNPISPPTTETTTTEIDDFGLIGLRIIIGFIAGGVIVVIIMAEYLEKRNRV